One Phoenix dactylifera cultivar Barhee BC4 chromosome 14, palm_55x_up_171113_PBpolish2nd_filt_p, whole genome shotgun sequence DNA window includes the following coding sequences:
- the LOC103708064 gene encoding LOW QUALITY PROTEIN: RNA polymerase II C-terminal domain phosphatase-like 3 (The sequence of the model RefSeq protein was modified relative to this genomic sequence to represent the inferred CDS: inserted 2 bases in 2 codons; deleted 5 bases in 4 codons; substituted 3 bases at 3 genomic stop codons): MRVAGSSRFFLNPSEKETLTWMARDRPRGGANRAGEGEISDGDSSASLEEISAEDFKQDARDPPGSKVWVGYPMSRNYAPNLYSFAWAQAVQKQASWFGFESRWARPIPRRRAPAASRIGGREIGFGSEPVGGEIIDLSSDKQEDGSESEEKKLLGGKETEEIGEFDRRVSLILEELETVTEEEAEKSFDGVCLATASVFXNLKPMFAETESPVPVLDALVQQAFEGIKTVHSVLRSENLKKKEQNKDFLLRLLIHIKNQYSNILSPEQVKEIDTRVQSLVFEDDSNKESKLYAGSGTNTNDKTHLPEKPDISSFGLVSSGNSHVVSSIGSKNVQAGLPKLDTPTISRGRIVSPLLDLHAEYDEESLPSPTRENAPPLPIHKPIGFGTGTVVFTEPITTKNVEAEDDTPHPYITDAFKAVSSYQQKYFFTSNKLPSPTPSEECDDKDDAHDEVSSSSANGNAGCVNTTSEIQVATNSAACTDSSSRHQPGPVKPVGQLGSAPNPAIRPALKSRDPRLRFVNSESGNASDPNRRAMSLDFSAPNNDLVGGITNPRKHKAVDESFPENHTLKRQKNGLTNSSDVQMTPGRGGGWLEDSSSVRSQLSDKIRLNENMEIEIKNPGSVVMSDRRPDSNPNIQVTNTGTCMIPSSTTAPSSSTAPSSSAAASVSFPSLLKDIAVNPTMLMQLIQIEQQRLSAEAQQKTVGLMHNMAHASSLNVLPGAVSSANVASMKSAEVGSQIHPEDLKNSQSDVGRIRMKPRDPRRILHNMVQRMRPXFQNEQNQMEHSPSDPQSSKDHLAIGEQGEQAQAIGLPTLQLAKNPKNLGIFLLLCNWQHNSCYTINPNAWGDVDHLLDGYDDQQKAAIQRERARRIAEQNKMFAARXLCLVLDLDHTLLIQPRYIFXIPVHEEILRKKEEQDREKPQQRHXFRFQHMGMWTKLRPGIWNFLEKASKLYEMHLYTMGNKLYATEMAKVLDPTGTLFAGRVISRGDDSEPFDGDERVPKSKDLDGVLGMESAVVIIDDSVRVWPHNKLNLIVVERYTYFPCSRRQFGLFGPSLLEIDHDERPEDGTLASSLTVIERIHDDFFSHRSLNDVDVRNILAAEQRKILAGCKIVFSRVFPVGEANPHLHPLWQMAEQFGAACTNQIDEQVTHVVANSLGTDKVNWALSTGRFVVHPSWVEASALLYRGVNEQDFAVK; the protein is encoded by the exons ATGCGCGTCGCCGGATCTAGTCGATTTTTCTTGAATCCTAGCGAGAAGGAAACCCTAACTTGGATGGCGAGGGACCGGCCCCGCGGCGGCGCGAACCGGGCGGGGGAGGGTGAGATCTCCGACGGTGACTCGTCGGCGTCGCTGGAGGAGATCTCTGCAGAGGACTTCAAGCAGGACGCCCGGGATCCCCCGGGATCCAAGGTCTGGGTGGGTTACCCCATGTCGAGGAACTACGCCCCAAATCTCTATAGCTTCGCGTGGGCGCAGGCCGTGCAGAAACAAGCCTCTTGGTTTGGATTTGAAAGCCGGTGGGCTCGGCCGATCCCCCGGCGAAGAGCGCCGGCGGCAAGCCG AATTGGAGGAAGGGAGATTGGGTTCGGGTCAGAGCCGGTAGGCGGCGAAATTATCGATCTTTCGTCTGATAAACAGGAGGACGGCTCGGAATCAGAAGAGAAGAAGCTATTGGGTGGGAAAGAAACAGAAGAGATTGGGGAATTTGATAGGCGTGTAAGCTTAATTCTAGAGGAGTTAGAGACTGTAACTGAAGAAGAGGCGGAGAA ATCATTTGACGGTGTCTGTTTGGCGACTGCGTCAGTcttttgaaat ttgaagcCAATGTTTGCGGAGACAGAGAGCCCTGTTCCGGTGCTAGATGCTCTTGTTCAGCAGGCA TTTGAAGGAATTAAAACAGTCCATTCT GTGCTTAGGTCCGagaatttaaagaaaaaggagcAGAATAAAGATTTTCTTCTGAG GTTGTTAATCCACATAAAGAACCAATACTCTAATATTTTATCACCTGAGCAGGTGAAAGAG ATAGATACCAGAGTGCAGTCATTGGTTTTTGAGGATGATAGCAACAAAGAGAGCAAGTTATATGCTGGGAGTGGCACCAATACAAATGATAAAACTCATCTACCTGAAAAGCCTGATATCTCTTCTTTTGGTTTGGTTTCATCTGGGAACTCACATGTGGTCAGTTCTATAGGCAGCAAAAATGTTCAGGCTGGTCTGCCTAAGTTAGATACACCTACCATCTCGAGAGGTAGAATAGTGAGTCCATTGCTGGATCTTCATGCAGAATATGATGAAGAAAGCCTTCCCTCGCCCACACGCGAGAATGCACCACCATTGCCTATACATAAACCAATTGGTTTTGGAACTGGGACAGTTGTATTCACTGAGCCAATAACTACCAAGAATGTCGAAGCTGAAGATGATACTCCACATCCCTACATAACAGATGCCTTCAAGGCTGTTTCATCCTACCAGCAGAAGTATTTTTTCACAAGTAACAAGCTCCCAAGCCCAACACCTTCTGAGGAGTGTGATGATAAAGACGATGCTCACGATGAAGTCTCTAGTTCTTCAGCCAATGGTAATGCTGGATGTGTGAATACAACCAGTGAGATTCAGGTTGCTACCAACAGTGCTGCTTGTACAGATAGCTCAAGTAGACATCAGCCAGGTCCTGTTAAACCAGTTGGGCAGTTGGGTTCAGCACCAAACCCTGCTATAAGGCCTGCTTTGAAGAGCAGAGACCCAAGGCTTAGGTTTGTTAACTCTGAAAGTGGAAATGCTTCAGATCCTAACAGACGAGCGATGTCTTTGGACTTTAGTGCTCCAAATAATGACCTTGTTGGAGGAATAACCAATCCTAGGAAGCATAAGGCTGTGGATGAGTCTTTTCCTGAGAATCATACCttgaaaagacaaaaaaatggGCTTACAAATTCATCTGATGTGCAGATGACGCCAGGAAGAGGAGGTGGGTGGTTAGAAGACAGCAGTTCGGTGCGCTCTCAACTGAGTGACAAGATTCGATTAAATGAAAACATGGAAATTGAGATTAAGAATCCAGGAAGTGTAGTCATGTCTGACAGAAGACCGGATTCTAACCCTAACATCCAGGTAACAAATACTGGAACTTGCATGATACCATCTAGTACCACTGCCCCATCTAGTAGCACTGCTCCATCTAGCAGTGCTGCTGCTTctgtttcttttccttctttattGAAGGACATTGCTGTAAACCCT ACAATGCTTATGCAACTAATTCAAATAGAACAACAAAGATTATCAGCAGAGGCACAGCAGAAAACTGTTGGTTTGATGCATAATATGGCACATGCTTCAAGTCTCAATGTATTACCTGGAGCTGTTTCTTCAGCAAATGTTGCTTCTATGAAGTCTGCAGAAGTTGGGTCACAAATCCATCCGGAAGACCTCAAG AATTCTCAGAGTGATGTAGGAAGAATTCGTATGAAACCTCGTGACCCTCGCCGGATTCTACATAATATGGTCCAGAGAATGAGACCATAGTTTCAGAACGAGCAAAACCAAATGGAACACTCTCCATCGGATCCTCAGAGTAGCAAGGACCATTTAGCAATTGGAGAGCAGGGAGAGCAGGCGCAGGCCATTGGTTTGCCTACTCTGCAGCTTGCTAAGAATCCCAAGAATCTAGGGATATTTCTTCTCCTTTGCAATTG GCAGCACAACAGTTGCTACACAATCAACCCAAACGCATGGGGAGATGTTGACCATCTACTGGATGGGTATGATGATCAA CAGAAAGCCGCCATCCAAAGAGAGAGGGCAAGAAGGATAGCAGAACAAAATAAGATGTTTGCTGCTC AGCTTTGTCTTGTCCTTGATCTGGATCACACACTCCTAATTCAGCCAAGGtatatattt tagaTCCCAGTTCATgaagaaattttaagaaagaaagaagagcaagACCGAGAGAAGCCACAACAACGGC CTTTCCGCTTCCAGCACATGGGAATGTGGACCAAGTTGAGGCCAGGAATTTGGAATTTTCTGGAGAAG GCTAGTAAGCTCTATGAAATGCATCTATACACAATGGGAAACAAGTTATATGCTACCGAAATGGCAAAGGTGCTTGATCCAACAGGAACTTTGTTTGCTGGCCGAGTGATCTCAAGAGGAGATGACAGCGAGCCTTTTGATGGTGATGAGAGGGTACCCAAAAGCAAGGATCTAGATGGGGTTTTGGGTATGGAATCAGCTGTCGTGATCATTGATGATTCTGTGAGGGTCTGGCCTCATAACAAACTCAACTTGATTGTTGTAGAGAG ATATACTTACTTTCCCTGTAGTAGACGACAATTTGGACTATTTGGGCCTTCACTCCTTGAGATTGATCATGATGAGAGGCCAGAAGATGGGACCCTTGCTTCTTCGTTAACG GTCATCGAGCGAATTCACGACGACTTCTTCTCTCATCGCTCTCTAAATGATGTGGATGTTAGAAACATACTTGCAGCCGAGCAGCGTAAGATCCTCGCAGGATGTAAGATAGTTTTCAGCCGGGTTTTCCCGGTGGGGGAAGCCAATCCCCATTTGCATCCGCTGTGGCAGATGGCTGAGCAGTTTGGTGCTGCGTGCACCAACCAGATTGATGAACAGGTCACTCACGTTGTTGCCAATTCTCTTGGAACTGACAAG GTGAATTGGGCTCTTTCCACAGGAAGATTTGTCGTCCATCCTAGCTG GGTGGAAGCTTCAGCTCTTCTGTATCGGGGCGTGAACGAGCAGGACTTTGCTGTTAAATAA